A genomic window from Luteolibacter sp. LG18 includes:
- a CDS encoding porin, protein MKQQSKTLKTAALLCGLSSVALAGEPPAQTAPASSGDSMFSDFNFCSWLANKPGTVYKDAGNPYLSEVNFFGRFHYNAAYVDGSGTNGKDWNEAYTDVRRFRFGTKIGFLNYFTLKAVANFVDDQRVNGSALAGSRELNWGYQDFDEATLTFDAKKAFAIDELDKLDLIYGRFKWHGGLEARTSSNEILTVERSALSNKLYDSARPTGFAVNAVKGPWNATVGIYSSDGREVEADVGDSIGNRFNNEFIGGWGDALMYNTEVIYSATEDLRFGFEFLYNGANKSTNSIAGMDDNLLPYKWATTLSAEYTFASNAGVNVEGFYGDNGNIDQHKTAGQYDRRGTFGGVVVTPYYWIVPAKLQLVGQYMYAASEDAQGIRSNSRYFRASDGGSVNSGRGDELQSVYGGLNWLICGDNLKIQAGVQYETLNTNAGDGNADAVTYLFGFRTFF, encoded by the coding sequence ATGAAACAGCAATCCAAGACCCTGAAGACCGCCGCCCTCCTCTGCGGCCTCTCCTCCGTCGCCCTCGCCGGTGAACCGCCCGCCCAGACGGCTCCCGCCTCCAGCGGAGACTCGATGTTCTCCGACTTCAACTTCTGCTCCTGGCTCGCCAACAAGCCCGGAACGGTCTACAAGGACGCTGGCAACCCCTACCTCAGCGAGGTGAACTTCTTCGGCCGCTTCCACTACAACGCGGCCTACGTGGATGGCTCCGGCACCAACGGCAAGGACTGGAACGAGGCTTACACCGACGTCCGCCGCTTCCGCTTCGGCACCAAGATCGGCTTCCTCAACTATTTCACTCTCAAGGCCGTCGCCAACTTCGTGGATGACCAGCGCGTCAACGGCAGCGCCCTCGCTGGCTCCCGCGAACTGAACTGGGGCTACCAGGACTTCGACGAAGCCACCCTCACCTTCGACGCCAAGAAGGCGTTCGCGATCGACGAACTCGACAAGCTCGACCTCATCTATGGCCGCTTCAAGTGGCACGGTGGCCTGGAAGCCCGCACTTCCTCCAACGAGATCCTCACCGTCGAGCGCTCCGCCCTCTCCAACAAGCTGTATGACAGCGCCCGTCCGACCGGTTTCGCCGTCAATGCCGTGAAGGGCCCGTGGAACGCCACCGTCGGCATCTACAGCTCGGACGGCCGCGAGGTCGAAGCCGACGTCGGTGACTCCATCGGCAACCGCTTCAACAACGAGTTCATCGGTGGCTGGGGCGACGCGCTGATGTACAATACCGAGGTGATCTACTCCGCCACGGAAGACCTCCGTTTCGGCTTCGAGTTCCTCTACAACGGTGCCAACAAGTCCACCAACTCGATCGCGGGCATGGACGACAACCTGCTTCCCTACAAGTGGGCCACCACCCTCTCCGCCGAATACACCTTCGCCAGCAACGCCGGCGTCAACGTGGAAGGCTTCTACGGCGACAACGGCAACATCGACCAGCACAAGACCGCCGGCCAGTATGACCGCCGCGGCACCTTCGGCGGCGTGGTCGTGACCCCCTACTACTGGATCGTCCCGGCCAAGCTCCAGCTCGTCGGTCAGTACATGTATGCCGCCTCCGAGGACGCCCAAGGCATCCGCAGCAACAGCCGCTATTTCCGCGCCTCCGACGGTGGCTCGGTCAACAGCGGCCGCGGCGACGAGCTCCAGTCCGTCTACGGCGGCCTGAACTGGCTCATCTGCGGTGACAACCTCAAGATCCAGGCCGGTGTGCAGTATGAAACGCTGAACACCAACGCCGGCGACGGCAATGCCGACGCGGTCACCTACCTCTTCGGGTTCCGCACCTTCTTTTGA
- a CDS encoding PstS family phosphate ABC transporter substrate-binding protein, with protein sequence MRTTIRTTIGLLAGAILSATAGAQTISLKGSDTLGAKLVPQWAESFKSKHSGVKFEIAAEGSSTAFPALANGTAHIGMSSRKAKPDEITAARAKGIKLNEVEACHDMIVVITNKANPIKALTKDQVAKIFTGQVKDWSEVGGTPGPISIYTRNTSSGTYKDWQTLAMGGRNYPSSSQKMAGNEQIAQEVAKNKNGVGYVGLAYSKTAGVTDIAIDGVQPVAANATKYAYSRSCYLYVPENADALTKEFVEFATSKEGQGIATRVGFVPVK encoded by the coding sequence ATGAGAACCACCATCCGCACCACCATCGGCCTCCTCGCCGGAGCCATCCTCTCCGCCACCGCTGGCGCGCAGACCATCAGCTTGAAGGGCTCCGACACCCTCGGCGCCAAGCTGGTCCCGCAGTGGGCCGAAAGCTTCAAGTCGAAGCATTCCGGCGTGAAGTTCGAAATCGCCGCCGAAGGTTCCTCGACCGCGTTCCCGGCGCTTGCCAATGGCACCGCCCACATCGGCATGTCTTCCCGCAAGGCCAAGCCGGATGAAATCACCGCCGCCCGCGCCAAGGGCATCAAGCTCAATGAAGTGGAAGCCTGCCACGACATGATCGTGGTGATCACCAACAAGGCCAACCCGATCAAGGCCCTCACCAAGGACCAGGTCGCCAAGATCTTCACCGGCCAGGTGAAGGACTGGAGCGAAGTCGGCGGCACCCCGGGCCCGATCTCGATCTACACCCGCAACACCTCCTCCGGTACCTACAAGGACTGGCAGACCCTCGCCATGGGTGGCCGTAACTACCCGTCCAGCTCCCAGAAGATGGCCGGTAACGAGCAGATCGCCCAGGAAGTGGCCAAGAACAAGAACGGTGTCGGCTACGTCGGCCTCGCCTACTCGAAGACCGCCGGTGTGACGGACATCGCCATCGACGGCGTGCAGCCGGTGGCCGCCAACGCGACCAAGTATGCCTACTCCCGCTCCTGCTACCTCTACGTGCCGGAGAACGCCGACGCCCTCACCAAGGAGTTCGTCGAGTTCGCCACCAGCAAGGAAGGCCAGGGCATCGCGACCCGCGTTGGCTTCGTGCCGGTGAAGTAA
- the pstC gene encoding phosphate ABC transporter permease subunit PstC, giving the protein MSESTKPSPVPAGHPFRFKGRSTEGLIKAFFGGNAALTIIILILIIVFLLREGVGFFPKYRQELQVYRRSGLEFVDIARKDLTAQEQMVSLLNRAYYAQVNSACRKEMLRSQEATALVNYIGESVTPARDALLRISAPADGEPVEGEEPKPKPAPPPELLAKLTAKYQSQLENALAGKAGEGLPKAPHLSAAEQKTLLDQLKARDPLSKDDPAFAVELQGALATKQAEAAAPYAAFRETINGYQDSSSALDGLVSEISDTVKATREAATLNEIETEKRATLLEAAAKAKTPEARAQLESEAAAAVTTPTVDFKVSLEPVLARLPEFKDANAAMSNGLNQVLQQLPAQLSDEKASHYLSAFRKAAPEMAKEAADTVPKLEAWSGDAPVSLGTTIWGFISGREWITGGGWQDFYGIVPLFVGSLMISLIALTLAIPLGVGAAIYTNQLAGPRQQKFVKPTIEFLQAIPSVVLGFVGIAVLGTWLQETSMHDSFSWIPGFPIQQRLNMFTAGCLLGLMAIPTIFTLSEDAINNVPSAFSEASDALGASKLQTIFRVTVPAAISGILAAVLLGLGRVIGETMVVLLVAGNRIQVPDFTDGLGAFFQPAHTLTGIIAQELGEVPFGSVHYRALFVVGILLFVIVLLINWSAQRLLKRFRIGHH; this is encoded by the coding sequence ATGTCGGAATCCACCAAGCCCAGCCCAGTCCCCGCCGGTCATCCCTTCCGATTCAAGGGCCGCAGCACCGAAGGCCTGATCAAGGCGTTCTTCGGCGGCAACGCGGCACTGACGATCATCATCCTGATCCTCATCATTGTTTTCCTCCTGCGCGAGGGTGTCGGGTTCTTCCCGAAATACCGCCAGGAACTCCAGGTCTACCGCCGTTCGGGGCTCGAATTCGTCGATATCGCCCGCAAGGACCTGACCGCCCAGGAGCAGATGGTTTCGCTGCTCAACCGGGCCTACTACGCGCAGGTCAATTCCGCCTGCCGCAAGGAAATGCTCCGCTCGCAGGAGGCCACCGCGCTGGTGAACTACATCGGCGAATCGGTGACCCCGGCCCGTGACGCCCTGCTCCGCATTTCCGCCCCCGCCGATGGTGAACCGGTGGAAGGCGAGGAGCCGAAGCCGAAGCCCGCTCCGCCGCCGGAACTGCTCGCCAAGCTCACCGCGAAATACCAGTCGCAGCTTGAAAACGCCCTCGCCGGAAAGGCAGGCGAAGGCCTTCCGAAGGCACCGCATCTCTCCGCAGCCGAGCAGAAGACGCTGCTCGACCAATTGAAGGCCCGTGATCCGCTTTCCAAGGACGATCCCGCCTTCGCCGTGGAACTCCAAGGCGCGCTGGCCACCAAGCAGGCCGAGGCTGCGGCTCCCTACGCGGCGTTCCGCGAAACGATCAATGGCTACCAGGATTCCTCCTCCGCGCTGGACGGGTTGGTGTCCGAGATTTCCGACACCGTGAAGGCAACCCGCGAGGCGGCGACCCTCAACGAGATCGAGACCGAAAAGCGGGCGACCCTGCTGGAGGCTGCCGCCAAGGCGAAGACTCCGGAGGCCCGGGCGCAGCTCGAAAGCGAGGCCGCCGCGGCGGTGACGACCCCGACCGTGGATTTCAAGGTGTCGCTGGAGCCGGTGCTGGCCCGCCTGCCGGAGTTCAAGGATGCGAATGCCGCGATGTCCAATGGACTCAACCAGGTGCTCCAGCAGTTGCCCGCGCAGTTGAGCGATGAAAAGGCGTCGCACTACCTTTCCGCCTTCCGCAAGGCCGCCCCGGAGATGGCCAAGGAAGCCGCCGACACCGTGCCGAAGCTGGAAGCCTGGAGCGGCGATGCTCCAGTGAGCCTCGGCACGACGATCTGGGGTTTCATCAGCGGTCGGGAATGGATCACCGGTGGTGGCTGGCAGGATTTCTACGGCATCGTGCCCCTGTTCGTGGGCTCGCTGATGATCTCGCTCATCGCCCTCACGCTCGCCATCCCGCTTGGGGTGGGTGCCGCGATCTACACCAACCAGCTCGCGGGTCCGCGCCAGCAGAAGTTCGTGAAACCTACGATCGAGTTCCTGCAGGCGATTCCCTCGGTGGTGCTCGGCTTCGTCGGCATCGCGGTGCTCGGCACGTGGCTCCAGGAAACCTCGATGCACGATTCGTTCTCGTGGATCCCGGGATTCCCGATCCAGCAGCGCCTGAACATGTTCACCGCCGGCTGCCTGCTCGGCCTGATGGCCATCCCGACGATCTTCACGCTGTCCGAGGACGCGATCAACAACGTGCCGTCCGCGTTCTCCGAGGCGTCCGACGCGCTCGGAGCTTCAAAACTGCAAACGATCTTCCGCGTGACGGTGCCCGCGGCCATTTCCGGCATCCTGGCGGCCGTGCTGCTCGGCCTCGGCCGCGTGATCGGCGAGACCATGGTGGTGTTGCTGGTGGCGGGCAACCGCATCCAGGTGCCCGATTTCACCGACGGCTTGGGGGCGTTCTTCCAGCCGGCCCACACGCTCACCGGCATCATCGCCCAGGAGCTGGGCGAAGTGCCCTTCGGCAGCGTCCACTACCGCGCGCTGTTCGTGGTGGGCATCCTGCTTTTCGTGATCGTCCTCCTGATCAACTGGAGCGCCCAGCGCCTCCTGAAGCGTTTCCGTATCGGCCACCACTGA
- the pstA gene encoding phosphate ABC transporter permease PstA, with product MKNPEQLIRRGIHRNGIAEGAVKAFLGGITWAIIAIALLIFGRMIVDGAPVFFKKEAPFVDIAFLTQKTETLHIFDDAEGNRHQLPASEFHRWTGEHGEGAVFNEQTFAYSGGGIAGPIVGTALLTLLSVAMALFFGVCAAIYLSEYAKQGRFIGWVRLAILNLAGVPSIVFGLFGFAVFVLAAPVFTDTPSDRTLLAIPLGFTHLSFEGWGSSLIAGAATLACMILPVIITASEESLKAVPQGFREASLALGATRWHTIRKCVLPFALPGILTSSVLSLARAAGETAPIMFTAAVAAKDDLPWEGIKSPLALFSGQVQALPYHIYTLAARIPTSEYTERAQFGSVFVFLLMIFLFSAASVVLRNRVRSKLKW from the coding sequence ATGAAGAATCCCGAACAACTCATCCGTCGCGGCATCCATCGCAACGGCATCGCCGAAGGAGCGGTGAAGGCCTTCCTCGGTGGCATCACCTGGGCGATCATCGCCATCGCGCTGCTGATCTTCGGCCGCATGATCGTGGACGGCGCGCCGGTCTTCTTCAAGAAGGAGGCTCCCTTCGTGGACATCGCCTTCCTCACCCAGAAGACGGAAACGCTCCACATCTTCGACGATGCCGAGGGCAACCGCCACCAGCTTCCCGCGTCCGAGTTCCACCGCTGGACTGGCGAGCATGGGGAAGGGGCCGTCTTCAATGAACAGACGTTCGCCTACTCCGGCGGCGGCATCGCCGGTCCGATCGTCGGCACCGCGTTGCTCACGCTGCTGAGCGTGGCGATGGCGCTGTTCTTCGGCGTTTGCGCGGCGATCTACCTGAGCGAATACGCGAAGCAGGGCCGCTTCATCGGCTGGGTCCGCCTCGCTATCCTCAACCTCGCGGGCGTGCCGTCGATCGTCTTCGGCCTGTTCGGTTTCGCGGTGTTCGTGTTGGCCGCGCCGGTGTTCACGGACACGCCGTCCGACCGTACGCTGCTGGCGATCCCGCTGGGTTTCACCCACCTGAGCTTCGAAGGCTGGGGCTCCTCGCTGATCGCGGGTGCGGCCACTCTGGCCTGCATGATCCTGCCGGTGATCATCACCGCCTCCGAGGAATCGCTGAAGGCGGTGCCGCAGGGTTTCCGCGAGGCCTCGCTGGCGCTCGGGGCCACCCGCTGGCACACGATCCGCAAGTGCGTGCTGCCCTTCGCCCTGCCGGGCATCCTGACCTCCTCGGTGCTGTCGCTGGCGCGTGCCGCCGGTGAGACCGCGCCGATCATGTTCACCGCGGCGGTGGCCGCGAAGGACGACCTGCCCTGGGAAGGTATCAAGAGCCCCCTCGCCCTGTTTTCCGGGCAGGTGCAGGCGCTGCCGTATCACATCTACACGCTGGCCGCGCGCATCCCGACCTCCGAATACACGGAACGGGCGCAGTTCGGCTCGGTGTTCGTGTTCCTGCTCATGATCTTCCTGTTCTCGGCGGCTTCCGTCGTTCTTCGCAACCGCGTGCGCTCGAAACTCAAATGGTAA
- the pstB gene encoding phosphate ABC transporter ATP-binding protein PstB, with amino-acid sequence MVSDLSPTEAAAVPAIEIENLRFNYGAKQVLHDISLTIPAGQITAFIGPSGCGKSTLLRCLNRINDRIPIANITGGTIRIGGIDISRPDLDLQMLRRKVGMVFQKWNPFPKSIYDNIAYGLRIHGEKSRSTIDDTVEHCLKVVALWDDVKDRLKQSAFGLSGGQQQRLCIARTIAVKPDIILMDEPCSALDPLSTLKVEELLMQMKQDYTIVIVTHNLAQASRCSDKTAFFYLGELIEYGETRQIFQAPKVPRTETYISGGFG; translated from the coding sequence ATGGTAAGCGACCTTTCCCCAACCGAGGCTGCGGCCGTGCCCGCCATCGAGATCGAGAACTTGCGCTTCAACTACGGCGCGAAGCAGGTTCTCCACGACATCAGCCTCACCATTCCGGCCGGCCAGATCACGGCCTTCATCGGGCCCTCCGGCTGCGGCAAGTCGACCCTCCTGCGCTGCCTGAACCGGATCAACGACCGCATTCCGATCGCGAACATCACCGGTGGCACGATCCGCATCGGCGGGATCGACATTTCCCGCCCGGATCTCGATCTCCAGATGCTGCGCCGCAAGGTCGGCATGGTGTTCCAGAAGTGGAACCCGTTCCCGAAATCGATCTACGACAACATCGCCTACGGTCTTCGGATCCACGGCGAAAAGAGCCGCAGCACGATCGACGATACCGTGGAGCACTGCCTGAAGGTGGTGGCGCTGTGGGACGATGTGAAAGACCGTCTCAAGCAGAGCGCCTTCGGTCTTTCCGGTGGCCAGCAGCAGCGCCTGTGCATCGCCCGCACGATCGCGGTGAAGCCGGACATCATCCTGATGGACGAGCCGTGCTCGGCACTCGACCCGCTTTCCACGCTGAAGGTGGAGGAGCTGCTGATGCAGATGAAGCAGGACTACACGATCGTCATCGTGACCCACAACCTGGCCCAGGCCAGCCGTTGCTCCGACAAGACAGCGTTCTTCTACCTCGGCGAGCTGATCGAATACGGCGAAACCCGCCAGATTTTCCAGGCACCGAAGGTCCCGCGCACCGAGACCTACATCAGCGGTGGTTTCGGTTGA
- a CDS encoding AraC family transcriptional regulator: MNDRAPQPGKPQDIQILGEKTRYVVVRAEAADTRGWLQPGSVCDLLSQHHISHAGIMLAEPPFKITRVDLSGTFLLSCFEGEGEVLADGGWKRIKAGQTCLQPPFVLNSLRCVPGKHWHFAWVRYRESREAAPIVSALSPLTGAQDPIPLRAAVEGLHAESSGDRSLAALHHWCELIHHHVLRFAQPHQPDSRLWRLWQRVEADLSRPWTLGQLAAITCVSEEHLRRICRKEIGRSPMQHLTFLRLQRARLLLCATDDKVETIAHAVGFESAFSFSNTFKKWIGWRPSEYRVSQRP; encoded by the coding sequence ATGAACGACCGCGCGCCCCAACCGGGAAAACCGCAGGACATCCAGATCCTGGGAGAAAAAACGCGCTACGTGGTGGTCCGGGCGGAGGCCGCCGATACCCGCGGCTGGCTCCAGCCGGGATCCGTGTGTGATCTACTGTCCCAGCACCACATCTCCCACGCCGGCATCATGCTGGCCGAGCCGCCGTTCAAGATCACCCGTGTGGACCTCTCCGGCACCTTCCTGCTGTCCTGTTTCGAGGGTGAGGGCGAGGTACTGGCCGATGGCGGATGGAAGCGCATCAAGGCCGGGCAAACCTGCCTCCAGCCCCCGTTCGTATTGAACTCGCTGCGCTGCGTGCCGGGAAAACACTGGCACTTCGCCTGGGTCCGCTACCGCGAATCCCGCGAAGCCGCCCCGATCGTCTCCGCCCTGTCCCCGCTCACCGGCGCACAAGACCCCATCCCGCTGCGGGCGGCGGTCGAGGGCCTCCATGCCGAATCCTCGGGCGACCGCAGCCTCGCCGCCCTGCACCACTGGTGCGAACTGATCCACCACCATGTCCTGCGCTTCGCCCAGCCCCATCAGCCGGACAGCCGCCTGTGGCGCCTGTGGCAACGGGTCGAGGCCGATCTTTCGCGGCCATGGACACTCGGTCAACTCGCCGCCATCACCTGTGTCAGCGAGGAGCACCTCCGCCGGATCTGCCGCAAGGAGATCGGCCGCAGCCCGATGCAGCACCTCACTTTCCTACGGCTCCAGCGCGCCCGGCTGCTGCTGTGTGCGACCGACGACAAGGTCGAAACAATCGCGCACGCGGTGGGGTTCGAGAGCGCGTTCAGCTTCTCGAACACCTTCAAGAAATGGATCGGCTGGCGACCGTCCGAATACCGCGTCTCTCAGCGCCCCTGA
- a CDS encoding phosphoenolpyruvate hydrolase family protein, producing MPNPWTGTGNPYTRTEVLERLHDTLSKGQPIIAAGAGTGISAKFIEKGGADLIIVYNSGRFRMAGHGSTAGLMAYGDANAVAMEIGEYEVLPVVDEIPVICGVHATDPRRRMWHWLGKVKDMGFSGVNNFPTHCIVDGKFRQILEETGMSVKKEFEMVALARRMDLFSIVYVDSPEEAKAMAEAGADAIIAHVGTTVGGSIGVVDATISLDDAARRTQGIIDAARTVRNDILFLSHGGPINTPSDAAYINEHTDCVGFVGASSLERMAVESSLTNLTREFKSIPVKRLH from the coding sequence ATGCCCAATCCCTGGACCGGAACCGGAAATCCCTACACCCGCACCGAGGTGCTCGAACGCCTGCACGACACGCTGTCGAAAGGCCAACCCATCATCGCCGCCGGTGCCGGAACCGGGATCAGCGCGAAGTTCATCGAGAAGGGCGGGGCCGACCTCATCATCGTTTACAACAGCGGCCGTTTCCGTATGGCCGGCCATGGTTCCACCGCCGGCCTGATGGCCTATGGCGACGCCAATGCCGTGGCGATGGAGATCGGTGAATACGAGGTGCTGCCGGTGGTCGACGAGATCCCGGTGATCTGTGGCGTGCACGCCACCGACCCACGCCGCCGGATGTGGCACTGGCTCGGCAAGGTGAAGGACATGGGCTTCAGCGGCGTGAACAATTTCCCGACCCACTGCATCGTCGATGGCAAGTTCCGCCAGATCCTCGAGGAAACCGGGATGAGCGTGAAGAAGGAGTTCGAAATGGTGGCGCTGGCCCGCCGGATGGACCTTTTCAGCATCGTCTACGTGGATTCCCCCGAGGAGGCGAAGGCTATGGCGGAGGCGGGTGCCGACGCGATCATCGCCCATGTCGGCACCACCGTGGGTGGTTCGATCGGCGTGGTGGACGCGACCATTTCGCTGGACGACGCCGCGCGCCGCACGCAGGGGATCATCGACGCCGCCCGTACGGTGCGGAACGACATTCTCTTCCTCAGCCACGGCGGTCCCATCAACACGCCGTCCGATGCCGCGTATATCAACGAGCACACCGATTGCGTGGGCTTCGTGGGGGCATCGAGCCTCGAACGCATGGCGGTGGAGAGTTCGCTCACCAACCTGACCCGCGAGTTCAAGTCGATCCCGGTCAAGCGCCTCCACTGA
- a CDS encoding Tm-1-like ATP-binding domain-containing protein: MATIAVLGTLDSKGLEHAHVADLIRQRGHEAVLIDVGTGEAPVVVPDITRDEVAAAAGVDLSEVLARHDRGECVVAMSKAAPVLLEKLAREGRIQGVVSLGGGGGTALATAAMRALPLGFPKLMVSTLASGNTAHYLGTKDIAMMPAIVDVAGLNRVSRMVFARAAGAICGMVEAKVDDEVSKPIVVASMFGNSTACVNEAKRIIEEAGYEVLVFHATGTGGRAMESLIASGMVSGALDITTTEWADEVTGATLSAGPERLDAAGLAKVPAVVVPGCVDMANFGEPATVPERYRSRNLYIHNPQVTLMRTSPAECAEIGRILAEKVNRYTAPAAILLPKEGVSVISEKGGPFHDPVADEALFSAIAAHAEKPVLAYEETLNSPVFARACAEKLLELMGRR; this comes from the coding sequence ATGGCCACCATTGCGGTTCTCGGGACACTGGACTCGAAAGGGCTGGAACACGCCCATGTCGCGGATCTGATCCGCCAGCGCGGTCATGAGGCCGTGTTGATCGATGTGGGGACCGGCGAGGCGCCGGTGGTGGTGCCGGACATCACGCGTGACGAGGTCGCGGCGGCGGCCGGTGTGGATCTGTCCGAGGTTCTCGCGCGGCATGACCGCGGCGAATGCGTGGTGGCGATGTCGAAGGCCGCGCCGGTGCTGTTGGAGAAGCTGGCCCGCGAGGGCCGCATCCAAGGCGTGGTCTCGCTGGGCGGGGGAGGTGGCACCGCGCTCGCCACCGCCGCGATGCGGGCGTTGCCGCTTGGTTTCCCGAAGCTGATGGTGTCGACACTCGCGAGCGGGAACACGGCGCACTATCTCGGCACGAAGGACATCGCGATGATGCCGGCGATCGTGGACGTGGCGGGCCTGAACCGTGTTTCGCGGATGGTGTTCGCGCGGGCCGCGGGCGCGATTTGCGGGATGGTCGAGGCCAAGGTGGACGACGAGGTTTCGAAGCCAATCGTGGTCGCCAGCATGTTCGGAAACAGCACCGCCTGCGTGAACGAGGCGAAGCGGATCATCGAGGAGGCGGGCTACGAGGTGCTCGTGTTCCATGCCACCGGCACCGGCGGCCGGGCGATGGAATCGCTCATCGCCAGCGGCATGGTCTCGGGTGCGCTGGACATCACCACCACCGAGTGGGCGGATGAAGTCACGGGCGCGACCCTGAGCGCGGGGCCGGAGCGCCTGGATGCGGCGGGACTCGCGAAGGTGCCCGCGGTGGTGGTGCCGGGCTGCGTGGACATGGCGAACTTCGGCGAGCCCGCGACGGTGCCGGAGCGCTACAGGTCCCGAAACCTGTATATCCACAATCCACAGGTCACCCTGATGCGGACCTCGCCCGCGGAATGTGCGGAGATCGGCCGCATTCTCGCGGAAAAGGTCAACCGCTACACCGCCCCGGCCGCGATCCTGCTGCCGAAAGAAGGGGTGAGCGTGATCAGCGAGAAAGGCGGTCCTTTCCACGATCCGGTGGCGGATGAGGCGCTGTTCTCGGCGATCGCCGCGCATGCGGAAAAACCGGTGCTGGCCTATGAGGAAACTCTCAATAGCCCGGTTTTCGCCCGTGCCTGCGCGGAGAAACTTTTGGAGTTGATGGGGCGGCGTTGA
- a CDS encoding Dabb family protein, whose translation MVRHYGMFQFRPEVTPGQIDECFSEIRGMVGKIPGLLEMEHGSYESAEGLNDGFTHGFIMTFETASARDAYLPHDEHERVKLVVVPRLARVVVFDFETQAQLALR comes from the coding sequence ATGGTCAGACACTACGGCATGTTCCAGTTCCGCCCGGAGGTCACTCCCGGCCAGATCGATGAGTGCTTCTCCGAAATCAGAGGCATGGTCGGAAAGATCCCCGGCCTTTTGGAAATGGAGCACGGCTCCTACGAAAGCGCGGAGGGCCTGAACGACGGCTTCACCCACGGCTTCATCATGACGTTTGAAACCGCTTCGGCCCGCGATGCCTATCTGCCGCATGACGAACACGAGCGGGTGAAGCTGGTGGTCGTGCCGCGGCTGGCCCGGGTGGTGGTGTTCGATTTCGAAACCCAAGCCCAACTGGCACTGCGATGA